Proteins found in one Hemibagrus wyckioides isolate EC202008001 linkage group LG23, SWU_Hwy_1.0, whole genome shotgun sequence genomic segment:
- the arhgef1b gene encoding rho guanine nucleotide exchange factor 1b isoform X5 codes for MDCEDAHNGRALSGAHSSNLARSIIGAEDEEFENDLDQFQTVDDQCSHFNSIELLKSKPTHLLVFLHHVILQFDCAPLLCYLHADHFRNLSTKETKKHFVDFYNNFLDKGAILRVTVPHHVAYELDRTRPDLMSEDQQKRFAQEIQNMQTMEVLRQLEDFRQKRMMGMTPNELELNEVENHYPTDRVPRDMKEKAVAERLLEKLTDTNPAIVADEDKCSAIFSAVAFYMKMLGVKSRPPDSKKGKGFFRRKVPKKEDKSKVLSILRIGGGSNEVKMKLDNEGDKDRSSERRNTASTIVHRGSSTDGIALPNPVRKPSVLGPCTSYGPETSEVTHSNIIVTSSPEASQPETGQTSSRSEQSVSDGGDISPACPNVDIVWEPPAVTDLPVEESHEKDRGESPVMPVDAVFKGSTSGSSTQQEQVEPRLLELEQDPPNWRELAPSETLSKLSKKETKRQEVINELFATEHAHVRMLSVLQTVFSHPLEKEGLLESAELNAIFPSLDEIIEMHYAFYENLKKLRQEDGYVVNQISTLLLNRFNGSEGEWFQKLTARFCSHQSWTLVQIKNKQKKDPRFNAFILEAESKPQCRRLQLKDIIPIEMQRLTKYPLLLENIAKSTDDHVEKENIQQAAECCRKILNHVNEEVKHMENLLTIRDYQRRLDTSGLKPSNELYSEYRSIDLTLRAMVYEGPLTWRVTKEKALDVQGVLLGDMLVLLQKQDDKMLLKCHSKSNIAAQDGKQMLSPIIKLESAFLRDVATDRKAFYVIFTWESGAQIYELVAQSVAERKIWTDLIKSTSDDLKKNAGHTLDRMRLGSVPSNSSVLGYTASLNPPLSPTDNGTDVLKNSAGQYKESLTDEKFRHTQPSLIDCLAAKGFDLLAYSNASPERSGNVALDEVTSLKTLLVGSTGQSKNAEPEGESGAEPAKQENEDSLSQVEEHNVESQDEKAKGEEQKAVIGPLVLSPEQMEEISRKLDSLEDQVKRLQNVEEEYHRLQEALAKFTIQRGNYN; via the exons ATGGACTGTGAAGACGCCCACAATGGG CGTGCGTTGTCTGGAGCTCACTCTTCTAATCTAGCCAGAAGTATAATAGGAGCAGAGGATGAGGAGTTTGAGAATGATCTGGACCAG tttcagacagtggatgacCAGTGCAGTCATTTCAACAGTATCGAGCTGTTGAAAAGCAAACCCACGCATCTGCTGGTCTTCCTCCACCACGTCATCCTCCAGTTTGACTGTGCTCCTCTG TTGTGCTACCTGCATGCTGACCACTTCAGGAACCTCAGTACCAAAGAGACCAAGAAACACTTTGTGGACTTCTATAACAATTTCTTGGATAAAGGAGCA attcTCAGAGTAACAGTACCACATCATGTAGCATATGAGTTAG ACCGTACTCGTCCAGACCTCATGAGTGAGGACCAGCAGAAGCGATTTGCTCAGGAAATACAGAACATGCAAACCATGGAGGTCCTGCGGCAGCTTGAAGACTTCAG GCAGAAGAGGATGATGGGAATGACCCCCAATGAACTAGAGCTGAATGAGGTGGAGAATCACTATCCAACAGACCGCGTTCCCAGAGACATGAAGGAGAAAGCAGTGGCTGAGAGACTTCTAGAGAAGTTGACTGACACCAA CCCTGCGATTGTTGCAGATGAAGATAAATG TTCTGCCATCTTTAGTGCAGTGGCTTTCTACATGAAGATGCTGGGAGTGAAGAGCAGACCACCAGACAGCAAGAAGGGCAAAGGATTTTTCAGGAGGAAG GTTCCAAAGAAGGAAGACAAGTCCAAGGTCCTCAGTATCTTGAGAATCGGAGGTGGCAGCA ATGAGGTCAAAATGAAATTGGACAATGAAG GTGATAAGGACAGGAGTAGTGAACGAAGGAATACTGCGAGCACCATAGTACATCGTGGCTCCAGTACAGATGGAATTGCATTACCTAACCCGGTTCGGAAACCTTCTGTGTTGGGACCTTGCACTTCTTATGGCCCAGAGACCAGTGAGGTGACACACAGCAACATTATTGTTACCTCCAGCCCTGAAGCTTCCCAGCCTGAGACAG GTCAGACCAGCAGTCGTTCGGAGCAGTCCGTTTCAGATGGCGGAGACATATCTCCTGCATGCCCCAATGTCGACATTGTCTGGGAGCCCCCAGCTGTAACCGACCTCCCTGTAGAAGAGAGCCATGAAAAGGACAG AGGGGAATCGCCAGTAATGCCAGTTGATGCCGTTTTTAAAGGCAGTACCTCTGGCTCCTCAACTCAACAAGAGCAAGTAGAGCCCAGGCTTTTGGAATTAGAGCAGGACCCACCCAACTGGAGAGAGCTTGCTCCCAGCGAGACTCTGAGTAAACTCAgtaagaaagagacaaagaggcAGGAAGTCATCAACG AGTTGTTTGCAACAGAGCATGCCCACGTGCGCATGCTGAGCGTACTCCAGACAGTGTTTTCTCATCCACTGGAAAAAGAAGGACTCTTGGAATCTGCCGAGCTGAACGCAATCTTCCCTAGTTTGGATGAGATTATAGAAATGCACT ATGCTTTCTATGAGAATCTGAAGAAGTTACGCCAAGAAGATGGTTATGTGGTTAACCAAATCAGCACACTGCTGCTTAACAGA tTTAATGGCTCAGAGGGCGAATGGTTCCAGAAGCTCACAGCTCGTTTCTGTAGTCATCAGTCATGGACACTGGTTCAAATCAAGAACAAGCAGAAGAAAGATCCACGCTTCAATGCCTTCATACTG GAGGCTGAAAGTAAGCCACAGTGCAGAAGATTACAGCTGAAGGACATCATCCCCATTGAGATGCAGAGGCTAACCAAATACCCACTGCTGTTGGAAAACATTGCCAAGAGCacag ATGATCATGTGGAGAAGGAAAATATCCAACAGGCTGCTGAATGCTGTCGAAAGATCCTAAACCATGTCAACGAGGAGGTGAAACACATGGAGAATCTTCTG ACTATAAGAGACTACCAGCGCAGGTTGGACACTTCAGGGCTGAAGCCCAGCAATGAGCTCTACTCCGAGTACAGG AGCATTGACCTGACATTAAGAGCTATGGTTTATGAGGGGCCACTTACATGGAGGGTGACTAAAGAAAAAGCTCTAG ATGTACAGGGCGTGTTGTTGGGAGACATGTTGGTCCTTCTGCAGAAACAAGACGATAAGATGCTCTTGAAATGCCACAGTAAGAGTAACATCGCCGCCCAGGATGGCAAACAAATGCTCAGCCCCATTATTAAGCTAGAATCTGCTTTCCTCCGAGATGTGGCTACcg atcGGAAGGCCTTCTATGTTATCTTCACCTGGGAGAGTGGAGCTCAGATCTATGAACTTGTGGCCCAGTCTGTTGCAGAACGAAAAAT ATGGACAGATTTGATAAAGTCGACATCAGATGATTTGAAAAAGAATGCTGGTCATACGCTGGATAGGATGAGGCTCGGCAGCGTACCAAGTAACAGCTCTGTTCTGGGGTATACTGCCTC actgAACCCTCCACTCAGCCCTACTGACAATGGAACAGATGTGCTGAAAAACTCTGCTG GTCAATATAAGGAAAGCCTCACAGATGAAAAGTTCAGGCACACTCAGCCTTCACTGATTGACTGCTTAGCTGCCAAAGGATTTGACCTACTGGCTTACAGCAATGCTTCTCCTGAGCGGTCAGGCAATGTGGCTTTGGATGAAG TAACGTCCTTGAAGACACTGTTAGTCGGAAGTACCGGTCAATCCAAGAATGCTGAGCCTGAAGGGGAGAGTGGAGCAGAGCCAGCGAAGCAGGAGAATGAAGATAGTCTATCACAAG TGGAAGAGCACAATGTGGAGTCGCAGGATGAAAAGGCAAAGGGAGAAGAGCAGAAAGCAGTAATTGGTCCCCTAGTGCTTTCACCGGAGCAGATGGAGGAGATCAGCAGAAAACTGGACAGTCTGGAAGACCAAGTCAAGAGACTACAG AATGTGGAGGAGGAGTATCACAGACTACAGGAAGCCCTTGCTAAGTTCACTATTCAAAGAGGCAACTACAACTGA
- the arhgef1b gene encoding rho guanine nucleotide exchange factor 1b isoform X3, producing MDCEDAHNGRALSGAHSSNLARSIIGAEDEEFENDLDQFQTVDDQCSHFNSIELLKSKPTHLLVFLHHVILQFDCAPLLCYLHADHFRNLSTKETKKHFVDFYNNFLDKGAILRVTVPHHVAYELDRTRPDLMSEDQQKRFAQEIQNMQTMEVLRQLEDFRQKRMMGMTPNELELNEVENHYPTDRVPRDMKEKAVAERLLEKLTDTNPAIVADEDKCSAIFSAVAFYMKMLGVKSRPPDSKKGKGFFRRKVPKKEDKSKVLSILRIGGGSNEVKMKLDNEGDKDRSSERRNTASTIVHRGSSTDGIALPNPVRKPSVLGPCTSYGPETSEVTHSNIIVTSSPEASQPETGQTSSRSEQSVSDGGDISPACPNVDIVWEPPAVTDLPVEESHEKDRSVRRSESLCVERCHSRRGGSTRAKQSRSRSDVDLQSTSTSQPPSPFPRPIKLGESPVMPVDAVFKGSTSGSSTQQEQVEPRLLELEQDPPNWRELAPSETLSKLSKKETKRQEVINELFATEHAHVRMLSVLQTVFSHPLEKEGLLESAELNAIFPSLDEIIEMHYAFYENLKKLRQEDGYVVNQISTLLLNRFNGSEGEWFQKLTARFCSHQSWTLVQIKNKQKKDPRFNAFILEAESKPQCRRLQLKDIIPIEMQRLTKYPLLLENIAKSTDDHVEKENIQQAAECCRKILNHVNEEVKHMENLLTIRDYQRRLDTSGLKPSNELYSEYRSIDLTLRAMVYEGPLTWRVTKEKALDVQGVLLGDMLVLLQKQDDKMLLKCHSKSNIAAQDGKQMLSPIIKLESAFLRDVATDRKAFYVIFTWESGAQIYELVAQSVAERKIWTDLIKSTSDDLKKNAGHTLDRMRLGSVPSNSSVLGYTASLNPPLSPTDNGTDVLKNSAGQYKESLTDEKFRHTQPSLIDCLAAKGFDLLAYSNASPERSGNVALDEVTSLKTLLVGSTGQSKNAEPEGESGAEPAKQENEDSLSQVEEHNVESQDEKAKGEEQKAVIGPLVLSPEQMEEISRKLDSLEDQVKRLQNVEEEYHRLQEALAKFTIQRGNYN from the exons ATGGACTGTGAAGACGCCCACAATGGG CGTGCGTTGTCTGGAGCTCACTCTTCTAATCTAGCCAGAAGTATAATAGGAGCAGAGGATGAGGAGTTTGAGAATGATCTGGACCAG tttcagacagtggatgacCAGTGCAGTCATTTCAACAGTATCGAGCTGTTGAAAAGCAAACCCACGCATCTGCTGGTCTTCCTCCACCACGTCATCCTCCAGTTTGACTGTGCTCCTCTG TTGTGCTACCTGCATGCTGACCACTTCAGGAACCTCAGTACCAAAGAGACCAAGAAACACTTTGTGGACTTCTATAACAATTTCTTGGATAAAGGAGCA attcTCAGAGTAACAGTACCACATCATGTAGCATATGAGTTAG ACCGTACTCGTCCAGACCTCATGAGTGAGGACCAGCAGAAGCGATTTGCTCAGGAAATACAGAACATGCAAACCATGGAGGTCCTGCGGCAGCTTGAAGACTTCAG GCAGAAGAGGATGATGGGAATGACCCCCAATGAACTAGAGCTGAATGAGGTGGAGAATCACTATCCAACAGACCGCGTTCCCAGAGACATGAAGGAGAAAGCAGTGGCTGAGAGACTTCTAGAGAAGTTGACTGACACCAA CCCTGCGATTGTTGCAGATGAAGATAAATG TTCTGCCATCTTTAGTGCAGTGGCTTTCTACATGAAGATGCTGGGAGTGAAGAGCAGACCACCAGACAGCAAGAAGGGCAAAGGATTTTTCAGGAGGAAG GTTCCAAAGAAGGAAGACAAGTCCAAGGTCCTCAGTATCTTGAGAATCGGAGGTGGCAGCA ATGAGGTCAAAATGAAATTGGACAATGAAG GTGATAAGGACAGGAGTAGTGAACGAAGGAATACTGCGAGCACCATAGTACATCGTGGCTCCAGTACAGATGGAATTGCATTACCTAACCCGGTTCGGAAACCTTCTGTGTTGGGACCTTGCACTTCTTATGGCCCAGAGACCAGTGAGGTGACACACAGCAACATTATTGTTACCTCCAGCCCTGAAGCTTCCCAGCCTGAGACAG GTCAGACCAGCAGTCGTTCGGAGCAGTCCGTTTCAGATGGCGGAGACATATCTCCTGCATGCCCCAATGTCGACATTGTCTGGGAGCCCCCAGCTGTAACCGACCTCCCTGTAGAAGAGAGCCATGAAAAGGACAG GAGTGTGCGTCGcagtgagagtctgtgtgtggagCGCTGCCACTCTCGCCGAGGTGGCTCTACTCGGGCTAAACAATCTCGTTCCCGTAGCGATGTGGACCTTCAGTCAACTTCCACTTCCCAACCCCCTTCACCTTTCCCCAGGCCTATCAAGTT AGGGGAATCGCCAGTAATGCCAGTTGATGCCGTTTTTAAAGGCAGTACCTCTGGCTCCTCAACTCAACAAGAGCAAGTAGAGCCCAGGCTTTTGGAATTAGAGCAGGACCCACCCAACTGGAGAGAGCTTGCTCCCAGCGAGACTCTGAGTAAACTCAgtaagaaagagacaaagaggcAGGAAGTCATCAACG AGTTGTTTGCAACAGAGCATGCCCACGTGCGCATGCTGAGCGTACTCCAGACAGTGTTTTCTCATCCACTGGAAAAAGAAGGACTCTTGGAATCTGCCGAGCTGAACGCAATCTTCCCTAGTTTGGATGAGATTATAGAAATGCACT ATGCTTTCTATGAGAATCTGAAGAAGTTACGCCAAGAAGATGGTTATGTGGTTAACCAAATCAGCACACTGCTGCTTAACAGA tTTAATGGCTCAGAGGGCGAATGGTTCCAGAAGCTCACAGCTCGTTTCTGTAGTCATCAGTCATGGACACTGGTTCAAATCAAGAACAAGCAGAAGAAAGATCCACGCTTCAATGCCTTCATACTG GAGGCTGAAAGTAAGCCACAGTGCAGAAGATTACAGCTGAAGGACATCATCCCCATTGAGATGCAGAGGCTAACCAAATACCCACTGCTGTTGGAAAACATTGCCAAGAGCacag ATGATCATGTGGAGAAGGAAAATATCCAACAGGCTGCTGAATGCTGTCGAAAGATCCTAAACCATGTCAACGAGGAGGTGAAACACATGGAGAATCTTCTG ACTATAAGAGACTACCAGCGCAGGTTGGACACTTCAGGGCTGAAGCCCAGCAATGAGCTCTACTCCGAGTACAGG AGCATTGACCTGACATTAAGAGCTATGGTTTATGAGGGGCCACTTACATGGAGGGTGACTAAAGAAAAAGCTCTAG ATGTACAGGGCGTGTTGTTGGGAGACATGTTGGTCCTTCTGCAGAAACAAGACGATAAGATGCTCTTGAAATGCCACAGTAAGAGTAACATCGCCGCCCAGGATGGCAAACAAATGCTCAGCCCCATTATTAAGCTAGAATCTGCTTTCCTCCGAGATGTGGCTACcg atcGGAAGGCCTTCTATGTTATCTTCACCTGGGAGAGTGGAGCTCAGATCTATGAACTTGTGGCCCAGTCTGTTGCAGAACGAAAAAT ATGGACAGATTTGATAAAGTCGACATCAGATGATTTGAAAAAGAATGCTGGTCATACGCTGGATAGGATGAGGCTCGGCAGCGTACCAAGTAACAGCTCTGTTCTGGGGTATACTGCCTC actgAACCCTCCACTCAGCCCTACTGACAATGGAACAGATGTGCTGAAAAACTCTGCTG GTCAATATAAGGAAAGCCTCACAGATGAAAAGTTCAGGCACACTCAGCCTTCACTGATTGACTGCTTAGCTGCCAAAGGATTTGACCTACTGGCTTACAGCAATGCTTCTCCTGAGCGGTCAGGCAATGTGGCTTTGGATGAAG TAACGTCCTTGAAGACACTGTTAGTCGGAAGTACCGGTCAATCCAAGAATGCTGAGCCTGAAGGGGAGAGTGGAGCAGAGCCAGCGAAGCAGGAGAATGAAGATAGTCTATCACAAG TGGAAGAGCACAATGTGGAGTCGCAGGATGAAAAGGCAAAGGGAGAAGAGCAGAAAGCAGTAATTGGTCCCCTAGTGCTTTCACCGGAGCAGATGGAGGAGATCAGCAGAAAACTGGACAGTCTGGAAGACCAAGTCAAGAGACTACAG AATGTGGAGGAGGAGTATCACAGACTACAGGAAGCCCTTGCTAAGTTCACTATTCAAAGAGGCAACTACAACTGA